From the genome of Amycolatopsis sp. NBC_01488, one region includes:
- a CDS encoding AfsR/SARP family transcriptional regulator: protein MVGNTTGGVDLGVLGPFEVRIGGAPRDVGGPRLRTLLAVLAAEAGRVVSVPALGRALWGEGLPQHADRTVRTYLSRLRGSVGPHLILTRSPGYVLRAAPEALDSARFEQLAGEGRRALAAGEPRAAREHLAAALALWRGKAYEEFDGVETLKAEGMRLERVRHNAVQDRIDADLATGEDTGLIAELEALTAAFPGHERLWAQLMTALYRAGRQGDALAAFRRARHGLITASGVEPSPVLAQVHRQVLAHDPGLLAVRPGTVVIAPDDTLAAGEHALLEDGDLRTSREHFETAYRRAEQAEDADALARAALGLGGVWVHEHRTAAASELLLTRLRHALEQVDPASALARRLRTRLAGEEDYQHVTHDRILAVVEETRAAGDPVAHAEALSLAHHCLLGPDHTARRHALATELVGVSGRSGRRTDLVMGVLWDTVDLFLAGDPHAQRRLGELEDLLAARKHLAAGFVADAVKVMLAIRAGRFREAEQGAQACAELGQAAGDLDALGWYGAQLVAIRWFQGRLGELVPVLDGLMHSPTLSPIDNSYYAALAVAAAAAGDRRTAAGALARLCGDDLGALPRSSTWLISLCGAAETAFLLDDAGTAAKVSELLRPFGHLPAMASLAIACFGSVHYPLGTAALTTGDLDRAVAHLRASVQHNLALAHWPAVVFSRRRHADALVRRGGPGDAAAAEQELGAAEEEARTFVR from the coding sequence ATGGTCGGGAACACCACCGGCGGGGTGGACCTCGGAGTGCTGGGACCGTTCGAGGTCCGGATCGGCGGAGCGCCGCGCGACGTCGGCGGACCGCGCCTGCGGACGCTGCTCGCCGTGCTGGCGGCGGAGGCCGGCCGCGTCGTGAGCGTCCCCGCGCTGGGCCGCGCGCTGTGGGGCGAGGGGCTGCCCCAGCACGCGGACCGGACCGTGCGGACGTACCTTTCGCGGCTGCGCGGATCCGTCGGCCCGCACCTGATCCTGACCCGCTCGCCCGGGTACGTGCTGCGCGCGGCGCCGGAAGCCCTCGACTCGGCACGGTTCGAGCAGCTCGCCGGAGAGGGACGGCGGGCGCTCGCGGCCGGCGAGCCGCGCGCCGCGCGCGAGCACCTGGCCGCCGCTTTGGCGCTGTGGCGCGGAAAGGCGTACGAGGAGTTCGACGGCGTCGAAACCCTGAAGGCCGAAGGGATGCGGCTGGAACGGGTGCGCCACAACGCCGTCCAGGACCGGATCGACGCCGACCTGGCCACCGGCGAGGACACCGGGCTGATCGCGGAGCTGGAGGCGCTGACCGCCGCGTTCCCCGGTCACGAACGGCTGTGGGCGCAGCTGATGACGGCGCTCTACCGGGCCGGGCGCCAGGGCGACGCGCTGGCGGCGTTCCGCCGGGCCCGGCACGGGCTCATCACCGCGTCCGGGGTGGAACCGTCGCCGGTGCTGGCCCAGGTGCACCGCCAGGTGCTCGCCCACGATCCCGGCTTGCTCGCGGTCCGGCCGGGGACCGTCGTCATCGCCCCGGACGACACGCTCGCCGCCGGCGAGCACGCCCTGCTCGAAGACGGTGACCTGCGGACCAGCCGCGAGCACTTCGAAACCGCCTACCGCCGCGCCGAGCAGGCCGAAGACGCCGACGCGCTCGCCCGCGCGGCGCTCGGCCTGGGCGGGGTGTGGGTGCACGAACACCGGACGGCCGCCGCGTCGGAGCTGCTGCTGACCCGCCTGCGGCACGCGCTCGAGCAGGTCGACCCGGCGTCGGCGCTCGCCCGCCGGCTGCGGACGCGGCTCGCGGGCGAGGAGGACTACCAGCACGTGACGCACGACCGGATCCTGGCCGTCGTCGAAGAAACCCGGGCGGCCGGTGATCCGGTCGCGCACGCCGAAGCGCTGAGCCTGGCCCACCACTGCCTGCTCGGGCCGGACCACACGGCCCGGCGGCACGCGCTGGCCACCGAGCTGGTCGGCGTCAGCGGCCGGTCCGGGCGGCGCACCGACCTGGTGATGGGCGTGCTGTGGGACACCGTCGACCTGTTCCTGGCCGGCGACCCGCACGCGCAGCGGCGCCTCGGCGAGCTCGAAGACCTGCTGGCGGCGCGCAAGCACCTGGCCGCGGGGTTCGTCGCCGACGCGGTGAAGGTCATGCTCGCCATCCGCGCGGGCCGGTTCCGCGAGGCCGAACAGGGCGCCCAGGCCTGTGCGGAGCTCGGTCAGGCGGCCGGCGACCTCGACGCACTCGGCTGGTACGGCGCGCAGCTGGTGGCGATCCGGTGGTTCCAGGGCCGGCTCGGCGAGCTGGTGCCGGTGCTGGACGGGCTGATGCACTCCCCCACGCTCAGCCCGATCGACAACTCGTACTACGCGGCGCTGGCGGTGGCCGCCGCCGCGGCCGGTGACCGCCGGACGGCCGCGGGTGCCCTGGCCCGCCTGTGCGGCGACGACCTGGGGGCGCTGCCGCGGTCGAGCACGTGGCTGATTTCCCTGTGCGGCGCGGCGGAAACCGCTTTCCTGCTCGACGACGCCGGCACGGCGGCGAAGGTGTCCGAGCTGCTCCGCCCGTTCGGCCACCTGCCGGCCATGGCGAGCCTGGCGATCGCGTGCTTCGGCTCGGTCCACTACCCGCTGGGCACGGCGGCCCTGACCACCGGCGACCTCGACCGGGCGGTGGCCCACCTGCGGGCGTCGGTCCAGCACAACCTGGCGCTGGCCCACTGGCCGGCGGTGGTGTTCTCCCGCCGCCGCCACGCCGACGCCCTGGTCCGGCGCGGCGGGCCCGGGGACGCTGCGGCCGCGGAGCAGGAGCTGGGAGCGGCCGAGGAGGAGGCTCGGACGTTCGTCCGGTGA